The following coding sequences are from one Odocoileus virginianus isolate 20LAN1187 ecotype Illinois chromosome 7, Ovbor_1.2, whole genome shotgun sequence window:
- the CHRM3 gene encoding muscarinic acetylcholine receptor M3 has protein sequence MTLHNNNTTSPLFLNISSSWIHGPSDTGLPPGTVTHFGSYNISRAAGNLSSPNGTTSDPLGGHTIWQVVFIAFLTGVLALVTIIGNILVIVAFKVNKQLKTVNNYFLLSLACADLIIGVISMNLFTTYIIMNRWALGNLACDLWLSIDYVACNASVMNLLVISFDRYFSITRPLTYRAKRTTKRAGVMIGLAWVISFILWAPAILFWQYFVGKRTVPPGECFIQFLSEPTITFGTAIAAFYMPVTIMTILYWRIYKETEKRTKELAGLQASGTEAEAENFVHPTGSSRSCSSYELQQQSMKRSARRKYGRCHFWFSTKSWKPSAEQMDQDHSSSDSWNNNDAAASLENSASSDEEDIGSETRAIYSIVLKLPGHSTILNSTKLPSSDNLQVPEEELGTVGLEKKTSKLQAQQSMDDGGSFQKSFSKLPIQLESAVDTAKASDVNSSVGKTTATLPLSFKEATLAKRFALKTRSQITKRKRMSLIKEKKAAQTLSAILLAFIITWTPYNIMVLVNTFCDSCIPKTYWNLGYWLCYINSTVNPVCYALCNKTFRNTFKMLLLCQCDKRKRRKQQYQQRQSVIFHKRVPEQAL, from the coding sequence ATGACCTTGCACAATAACAATACAACCTCACCCTTGTTTCTGAACATCAGCTCTTCCTGGATTCACGGCCCTTCGGATACAGGGCTGCCCCCAGGGACGGTTACTCATTTTGGCAGCTACAACATTTCTCGGGCAGCTGGGAATCTCTCCTCTCCAAACGGCACCACCAGTGACCCTCTGGGAGGTCATACCATCTGGCAGGTGGTCTTCATTGCATTCTTAACAGGCGTCCTGGCCTTGGTGACCATCATTGGCAACATCCTGGTGATCGTGGCATTCAAGGTCAACAAGCAGCTGAAGACAGTCAACAATTACTTCCTCTTAAGCCTGGCCTGTGCTGACCTGATCATTGGGGTCATTTCAATGAATCTGTTTACTACCTACATCATCATGAACCGATGGGCGTTGGGGAACCTGGCCTGTGACCTCTGGCTGTCCATTGACTATGTGGCTTGCAACGCCTCCGTCATGAACCTTCTGGTCATCAGCTTTGACAGATACTTTTCCATCACGAGGCCGCTCACGTACCGAGCCAAACGAACAACAAAGCGAGCTGGTGTGATGATAGGTCTGGCTTGGGTCATCTCCTTCATCCTTTGGGCTCCTGCCATCTTGTTCTGGCAATACTTTGTTGGGAAGAGGACTGTGCCTCCAGGAGAGTGTTTCATCCAGTTCCTCAGTGAGCCCACCATCACCTTCGGTACGGCCATCGCTGCCTTTTATATGCCTGTCACCATCATGACTATTTTATACTGGAGGATctataaggaaactgaaaaacgTACCAAAGAACTTGCTGGGCTGCAGGCCTCTGGAACAGAGGCCGAGGCAGAGAACTTCGTCCACCCCACGGGCAGTTCTCGAAGCTGCAGCAGCTATGAGCTCCAGCAGCAGAGCATGAAACGCTCAGCCAGGAGGAAGTACGGACGCTGCCACTTCTGGTTCTCAACCAAGAGCTGGAAGCCAAGCGCCGAGCAGATGGATCAAGACCACAGCAGCAGCGACAGCTGGAATAACAACGATGCTGCTGCCTCCCTGGAGAACTCTGCCTCCTCCGACGAGGAGGACATTGGCTCAGAGACCAGAGCCATCTACTCCATCGTGCTCAAGCTCCCAGGTCACAGCACCATCCTCAACTCCACCAAACTACCCTCATCCGACAACCTGCAGGTGCCGGAGGAGGAGCTGGGCACGGTGGGCTTGGAGAAGAAAACCAGCAAGCTTCAGGCCCAGCAGAGCATGGATGATGGAGGCAGCTTCCAGAAAAGCTTCTCCAAGCTTCCCATCCAGTTAGAGTCTGCCGTGGACACAGCCAAGGCCTCTGATGTCAACTCCTCGGTGGGTAAGACCACGGCCACTCTACCTCTGTCCTTCAAGGAAGCTACGCTGGCCAAGAGGTTTGCTCTGAAGACCAGAAGCCAGATCACTAAGCGAAAACGGATGTCCCTCATCAAGGAGAAGAAAGCAGCCCAGACCCTCAGCGCCATCCTGCTTGCCTTCATCATCACCTGGACCCCCTACAATATCATGGTTCTGGTGAACACCTTTTGTGACAGCTGCATCCCCAAAACCTATTGGAATCTGGGCTACTGGCTGTGCTACATCAACAGCACCGTGAACCCCGTGTGCTATGCCCTGTGCAACAAAACTTTCAGAAACACTTTCAAGATGCTGCTGTTGTGTCAGTGTGACAAGAGGAAGAGACGCAAGCAGCAGTACCAGCAGAGACAGTCGGTCATTTTCCACAAGCGGGTGCCTGAGCAGGCCTTGTAG